In one Methanomicrobia archaeon genomic region, the following are encoded:
- the tgtA gene encoding tRNA guanosine(15) transglycosylase TgtA — protein MTAFEIRHKDLMGRIGKLQTPHGVVETPTIMPVINPNLMTLAAADMKKYGAEILITNAYIIYRNTALHEEAVNHGLHSLLRCDLPIMTDSGSYQLYEYKDVEVSNRDILEFQQRIGSDVCVPLDIPTPPYVKIRRAKDDLEETLRRLQEARGIVQNNLLAGVVQGSTFVDLREESARRAADLDFDIYAIGGVVPLLASYSFDTLVDLIMASKRNLPLNAPVHLFGAGHPIIFPLAVALGCDLFDSAAYALYAKGKRYITGDGTRKVNDLQYLPCSCPVCSSYSVKEVQDDADLLAAHNLWVTFEEMRIVKQSIVERNLWELCERRCRAYPALLNGLKQMTKYAALIEKYDPATKHPFFYLSECSAHRPEVLRYSNRLDRFTLSGNVLITTIPKETALTEEETFDHVFFVKPPFGPLPVGLKESYPAGQAEIPAHIDEEAKTVALQNVLKLLKLNRAVKFVFCYDSRWEGHPLLEEMGKYAEVRTESYHRVCD, from the coding sequence ATGACTGCCTTTGAAATACGACATAAGGACTTAATGGGGAGAATAGGAAAGCTACAGACGCCACACGGAGTCGTTGAGACGCCGACGATTATGCCGGTGATAAACCCGAATCTCATGACCCTCGCGGCTGCGGACATGAAGAAGTACGGCGCCGAGATCCTCATTACCAATGCATATATAATCTATCGGAACACGGCTTTGCACGAAGAAGCGGTTAACCACGGCCTCCATTCGCTTTTACGCTGTGACCTGCCCATTATGACCGATTCGGGCTCGTACCAACTCTACGAGTACAAAGACGTTGAGGTGAGCAACAGGGACATATTGGAGTTTCAACAGCGTATCGGCTCTGACGTTTGCGTGCCGTTGGACATCCCCACTCCGCCCTATGTGAAGATAAGAAGAGCGAAGGACGATTTAGAGGAGACTTTGCGAAGGCTGCAAGAGGCACGCGGGATCGTTCAGAATAACCTGCTTGCCGGCGTGGTGCAGGGCTCCACGTTTGTTGACCTGCGGGAAGAGAGCGCACGGCGTGCTGCGGACCTTGATTTCGACATCTATGCGATCGGTGGTGTGGTGCCTTTGCTGGCATCTTACAGCTTTGATACGCTGGTGGATCTAATCATGGCGTCGAAGAGGAATTTGCCGTTGAATGCCCCTGTTCATCTCTTCGGTGCGGGGCACCCCATTATTTTCCCGTTAGCGGTTGCTCTGGGTTGCGATCTCTTTGATTCCGCTGCGTATGCGCTCTACGCAAAGGGTAAGCGATACATAACGGGCGATGGCACGAGGAAAGTGAACGATTTACAGTATCTACCCTGTTCGTGTCCTGTCTGCTCTTCATACAGCGTGAAGGAGGTTCAGGACGACGCGGATTTGCTGGCCGCACATAACTTGTGGGTTACGTTCGAGGAGATGCGGATAGTGAAGCAGAGTATCGTGGAGCGGAACCTGTGGGAGCTCTGTGAGCGAAGATGCAGAGCCTATCCCGCGTTGTTGAATGGCTTGAAACAAATGACGAAATACGCTGCGTTGATCGAGAAATACGATCCCGCGACAAAGCATCCGTTCTTTTATCTCAGCGAGTGTTCCGCACACAGACCCGAGGTGCTGCGCTATTCCAACCGGCTGGACCGGTTCACGTTATCAGGAAACGTCTTGATAACTACAATACCTAAAGAAACAGCTCTTACCGAAGAAGAGACGTTTGACCACGTATTCTTCGTGAAACCGCCGTTTGGACCGCTTCCCGTCGGCTTGAAGGAAAGTTATCCGGCGGGTCAGGCGGAAATACCTGCGCACATAGACGAGGAAGCGAAGACGGTTGCGTTACAGAATGTATTAAAACTGCTGAAGCTCAATAGAGCTGTAAAATTCGTGTTTTGTTACGACAGCAGGTGGGAAGGGCATCCATTGCTTGAAGAGATGGGGAAGTATGCGGAGGTGCGGACGGAATCCTATCACAGAGTGTGTGATTAG
- a CDS encoding CCA tRNA nucleotidyltransferase, with the protein MNKNEEINRICEAVIERIRPDEDEQRQVKAVTDLIITNVNEKASEMGLDAHAISVGSTARNTWLRGETDIDVFIMFPEDMSEEDLKEQGLALATSISERYEERYASHPYIHAYFYDAELRTKYGVDLVPCFLVKDASALKSAVDRTPFHKEYITNRITGLADDVLLLKQFMMRLGIYGSELRRKGFAGYLCELLVLHHASFEKLLIAAAQWHYGERIDIEGEGTYKGEGNDPLIVIDPVDPNRNVAAAVSEYSFCRFIDAARAFLADPRMEFFLPREAAPLRADDFAKLLNERGTEMVMVVFDAPDVVEDILFPQLRKAEASVTNFIERHGFEVYRSDVCTEAEKAFLIFEMLVWSLPNVKKHFGPPVTSRLHAEKFKEKYAASHQMFIENGRYVVEVERKYTDVVSLLKNELRSCSLGKNVAKSIDRRYDVLRNEEIQITEGLGDFFSKYFRGI; encoded by the coding sequence ATGAACAAGAACGAAGAGATAAACCGGATCTGTGAAGCGGTCATAGAGCGGATAAGACCGGATGAGGATGAGCAGAGGCAAGTGAAAGCCGTAACAGACCTTATAATCACTAACGTAAACGAAAAGGCGTCAGAGATGGGCTTAGACGCGCATGCTATCTCCGTAGGCTCAACCGCACGAAATACGTGGTTACGTGGCGAGACGGACATCGACGTGTTCATCATGTTTCCCGAGGACATGTCAGAAGAGGATTTAAAGGAGCAGGGGCTCGCACTCGCAACGAGCATTTCTGAGCGATATGAGGAGCGGTATGCCTCGCACCCGTATATACACGCGTACTTTTACGATGCGGAACTAAGAACGAAGTATGGAGTGGACCTGGTGCCCTGTTTTCTGGTAAAAGACGCGTCTGCTTTGAAATCAGCGGTTGATAGGACCCCGTTTCATAAGGAGTACATCACGAACCGGATCACGGGACTTGCCGATGACGTGCTCCTGCTCAAGCAATTTATGATGCGGTTGGGGATTTACGGCTCCGAGCTAAGGCGGAAAGGGTTCGCGGGCTATCTCTGCGAATTACTCGTTCTGCACCACGCTTCGTTCGAAAAGCTCTTGATCGCCGCCGCTCAGTGGCACTACGGTGAACGGATCGATATCGAAGGAGAGGGGACGTACAAGGGCGAGGGAAACGATCCACTCATCGTGATCGATCCCGTGGATCCGAACAGGAACGTTGCGGCTGCGGTATCCGAATACTCCTTTTGCCGATTCATCGATGCCGCACGGGCTTTCCTGGCTGACCCGCGCATGGAATTCTTCCTACCCCGGGAAGCAGCCCCACTGCGTGCGGATGACTTTGCAAAACTCCTGAACGAGCGCGGAACGGAGATGGTGATGGTCGTCTTTGATGCGCCCGATGTCGTTGAGGATATTCTCTTCCCGCAGTTACGAAAAGCAGAAGCATCGGTCACGAATTTTATAGAACGACACGGCTTTGAGGTGTACCGGAGCGATGTGTGTACGGAAGCAGAGAAAGCGTTTTTAATCTTCGAAATGCTCGTGTGGTCGCTTCCTAATGTAAAAAAGCATTTTGGGCCGCCAGTTACGTCGAGATTGCACGCAGAGAAGTTTAAAGAGAAATACGCAGCATCGCATCAGATGTTTATCGAGAATGGAAGGTACGTCGTGGAAGTCGAGCGGAAGTATACCGATGTGGTCAGCTTGCTGAAGAACGAACTGAGGTCGTGCAGCTTGGGCAAAAACGTAGCAAAATCGATAGATAGGAGATATGACGTTCTAAGGAACGAAGAGATACAGATCACTGAAGGGTTGGGGGATTTCTTCAGTAAGTATTTTCGGGGGATTTAA